gaggagctgtaTGAATTTGAAGCTGGCATGGTCTACATAACAATCCAGGGAAGGGAGGGCTacaaaatctcaaaaacaaaactaaacgaacaggaagtggggccttgTCCTAGTCAAGGGGAACAGTCTAGTCTGGGCCTGAAGAACAGTCAGCACTAGACGACCGCCTATGAGACCCGGGGGctgtcaggcaggcaggcagcttcCCCATACAGGTCAGGGTGCTGACCTCCTACTTGCAAATCCCTagcagagagacactgaagcGTTCTTTATTCTAAAATTCACCAGCTTCACACTGTGAGGACTGGGGACGGGGCTCAGCCGATGCAGCGCTGTGACTGCCCTGGGGACAGGGCTCAGCATGTGACTGCCCTGGGGACGGGACTCAGCGGATGCAGTGCTTGGCTGgctgcacagagccctgggtcaaTCTCTAGTGCCActtcacagggtttctctgcgtagccctggctgtcctggaactccctctgtagatcaggctggcctcgaactcacagagatccacctgcctctgcctcggcctcttgagtgctgagaccaGAGGCGTGTACCACTGCCCACCCAGCTTTTATTTCAAACCAAAAATAAGGGCCTTCAAGATGGCCCTGTGGATAAAGGTACTAGCCAACAGCCTGATGACTTGGACTCCCATGGTAGATTCTGGCAGGGTGCCCtccaacctacacacacacacacacacacacacacacacacacacacacatatcatgctATCTTTAACAGGAAAGCTGGatacggtggcacacacctttgatgctAGCACTCAAGGAGTCAGAGCATGCAGATCTGTGGATTCAAGattagcctaggctacatagcaaatgaTAGAATAGCCAGGTGGTGAGAGCCTGTTGTTACTAAAACACACAAACGAAAAAGGTAAGTGGCACCTGGCTaagtcccagcactagagaggcagaggcagagagaccagGCCAGTTCAAGTCATGGGCCAGGAAGAGGGCTCAGAGGGTAACAGCAGCTGCCTTGGGAGCCTGGCAACCGGAGTTCATCTCCAGAATCCACCTAgggtgaagaagaaaaaaaaaacctccccgaacttgtcctctggcctctacatgtgccacagcacactcAGGCCTGCCGTCGCTCATGGATGCAACAACAGTAATAAACTAAGCTTTCCAAACAGCTCCTGAGCCAAACCAAGCAAACAGGACACAACTGGTTTGCTCTACTCAAGGGAATTCTGGATTTTCCAAGCTCTGTTCCCGTCCAGTGGGGACAGTTTTGTGTCCTGATGAACAAAATAagccgggggaggggggcataACAGACCCTGGGAAAGAAGGCCAGTCCGGCTTGAATCCTCCGTGTTATTACAGAAAGTACaggccccagccccacccacaccAGTGAGCTGGCAGCCATGGAGGTGCAGTCCAGAAGACTGGACCAGGAGCCCTGGGAGCCAGGGggccaggagaaggaagaggcagaggatggAGAGCCCGCCCCAGCCTATCTGAGGCAGGCCACAGAGCTCATCACTCAAGCCCTTCAGAGTGAAAACAGTGGCGCCTATGCAGAGGCGCTCCAAGGCTACCGAGACGGGGTGCACATCCTGCTTCAGGGAGTCTCGGGTGAGTGCCTCAGTGAGGAGACCGGAAGTGAAAAGCAacggggttggggagatggctggaTGGGTACAGCGCTTGCTATGGGAGCATAAGGAACTGAATTAGAATGCCCAGAACCCACTCAAAGCGGCAagacgggaggcagagacaggaaagtgCCCGGAAACTCCAGAGCTGGTGAGCCCCGTATTTGTAACAGAACAGTGGAGACCAGATCTCAGACATGGTGGAGGAGGAGACCTGCATCAGAGGTTGACCACTGACCTGCACACGTTCACTCtcacaaatatacaaaatatttcaaagaaacaaagaaggaccAGGAGCCTTCATGTCTCACAGGTCAGCCAGAGACCTTGGGccgaattttctttttttaatagccTCATAAAATGGGAAAGACACTAGGACCCAGGGCAGGGTGGGGCGCATGCTGGCCAGGGGTTCTGAAGGTAGCCGGCCTTCTGCTCTCTGCAGGTGACCCCTCCCCTGCCCGCCGGGAAGGTGTGAAAAAGAAGGCAGCTGAGTACCTGAGGCGGGCAGAGACCCTCCATGCGCACTTGCCTTGAGGGGTGGACCCTTCCGGGATGTCAGCTCCTGCACTGCCAGCCTCCTCCACTCCTTTCCTTGGGACCCGGCCCTGTTTCCTGCTCTTGTAACCCCTGGGACCATATCTGTTAACTGGATCAAGTATGAGAAGAGCAAAGACTCATCAGCTCTGACCGACCTCTCTGTTTTATGTGAATGGCGTGTGGCCACTAATCTCTCTTCACCCGTCTAGAGCCAGGGTCTGCAGCCTCTACACTCGGCGGCCAGCCCTGGCCCACTGCCTTTTTTTGTAAGGCCCTCAAGCTACAAgggtttttccttctttttttgttgttgttgttgttgttgttgttaatggttgGAAGGAAAAGGATTCTTTGACCagtgaaaattttataaaatttaaatatgtgtgaATAAAAACGAGTCAGAACACATCCAGGTCCGTTTGCTTATTACTGTCTATGGTTGTACCAACTGAGTTGAATAaactgtgtgtgtctatgagtgtgtggctcacgcctttaatccctgtactctgAAGgcggggcaggcggatctcgttgagttcagggtcagccaaagctatataaggagagctgtctcaaaacaaaacgcTTAGGGAGGCTGTCTCCAGGGAAACGATACAGAACGGCAAGCCCACGGCACTAGTTTCGTGTGTTAAAGAGATAATGGAGAGATACACAAAACAGAGTTAACTATTTTGAGAGCCCCAAATCCAAAAACTGAACTTCACGAAATCCCAGAAGACTTGGAGAGGTGTGGCCTCGTCGCTGGACTACAAAACAGTGCATCATGGGACGGCTTGAAGTGGGAAAAGAACGAGGCCAGGCGCGATGGATTGTGGGAGGCGTTTCGGAAGGCCGCGGCAGCAGGAGCGTTCTAGTATTGGCCGGTCTGGGGAACCACGGGGAGCGGGGGCGGACCCACCAAACCGGGCCCCGCGCCTGTTCCCTGAGCCCAAGGCAGGATGCCGCGCCGCGCGTCCGCTGGCCCGGAGATGCTGAGCCTTCGTCGGCTGCCCACATCCCTGCCATGTCCGGCTGCAAGCTGCCGAGGGGCCTGTGCCCAGACATGTGCCCGGCCGCCGAGCGCTCCCAGCGCGAGCGCGAGCGCCGCCTGCACCGACTGGAGGTAGAGCCGGGCGGACCTGCGAGCGCGCCCCGAGCCGACCCGCGGCGCGCCGTGAAGGAGTACAGCCGGCCGGCGGCAGGCAAGCCCCGGCCCCCGCCCAGCCTGCTGCGGCCGCCGCCGGTGCTCCTGGCCACCGTGCGCTACCTGGCCGGGGAGGTGGCCGGCCGCGCCGACGCGTCGTGCGCAGAGGTGGCGGGCTTCGTGGCCGACCGCCTGCGCGCGGTGCGGCTGGACCTGTCGCTGCAGGGCGTGGGCGAcgcggaggcggcggcggtgCTGGAGGCCGCGCTGGCCACGCTGCTGGCCGTGGTGGCGCGACTGCGACCCGAAGAGGCGCGCGGAGCCGCGGACGCGGTGCTGCTGCAGACGCAGGTGCAGGAAGGCTTCGGTTCGCTGAGGCGCTGCTACGCGCGGGCCGAGGCTCCGCACCCCCGGCAGGCCGCCTTCCAGGGCCTCTTTCTGCTCTACAATTTGGGTGAGTCGGGTCCCGCGGAGCTGAGCGTGGGGACCTGAGGATTTTGGGGGAGAAGCATTTGTAGCGTCGGCGGCGAAGTGTAGCTTAGGGGTACGGCAGCTTCCATCACTCCGTAATAGCTCCTCCTCGGGAAAGTCGGTTCCTAAGAGCCCTCGAGTCCCGGCGTGGGACCTCAGACCTGTCAGTCCTAAATTGGGCTGTTTTCTCCGTAATAGAGATGGAGGGCGGTGGAATAGTAATGAGAGAGTTGGCCTAGAAAGCGCTTtccaaacttttaaaaactactcAGTGGGCTGGCCCATGATTGAATCTGACAGAGTTGCTAAAAGGTCCTTTCTGTGGGTGAATTACTTATCAAAAGAAAATCCGATGGGCGTGGTGacaggtgcctttaatcccaactcagGCAGGCAGATTCTTCGgtaattttatatgtgataacacacacagagtgagattttttcttttcttttttctttctttctttctttctttctttctt
The sequence above is drawn from the Peromyscus leucopus breed LL Stock chromosome 1, UCI_PerLeu_2.1, whole genome shotgun sequence genome and encodes:
- the Sac3d1 gene encoding LOW QUALITY PROTEIN: SAC3 domain-containing protein 1 (The sequence of the model RefSeq protein was modified relative to this genomic sequence to represent the inferred CDS: inserted 1 base in 1 codon); amino-acid sequence: MGRLEVGKERGQARWIVGGVSEGRGSRSVLVLAGLGNHGERGRTHQTGPRACSLSPRQDAAPRVRWPGDAEPSSAAHIPAMSGCKLPRGLCPDMCPAAERSQRERERRLHRLEVEPGGPASAPRADPRRAVKEYSRPAAGKPRPPPSLLRPPPVLLATVRYLAGEVAGRADASCAEVAGFVADRLRAVRLDLSLQGVGDAEAAAVLEAALATLLAVVARLRPEEARGAADAVLLQTQVQEGFGSLRRCYARAEAPHPRQAAFQGLFLLYNLGSVEALQEVLQLPAALRACPPLQTALAVDAAFREGNHARLFXLLRTLPFLQSCAVQGHIGSARRKALARLARALSTPKGQTLPLDFIVHLLALDGLHEAQDLCRAHGLTLDKDRVVFLRGRYSEEGLPPPGTCHLLVGSKLQGHTLEEVVMAEEDREIHRPGSPA